The proteins below are encoded in one region of Sinorhizobium meliloti:
- the minE gene encoding cell division topological specificity factor MinE, translating to MSIFRFFSKQTSAPTARERLQVLLAHERASVGQSDLVAVLREEILAVIAKHVQVDRDKVNVTMERGEHVTTLEVDIEIPMKAGVRAA from the coding sequence ATGAGCATTTTCCGTTTCTTCAGCAAGCAGACCTCGGCGCCGACGGCGCGCGAGCGCCTGCAGGTGCTGCTGGCGCATGAGCGCGCGTCGGTCGGCCAGTCGGATCTCGTGGCGGTGCTTCGGGAAGAAATTCTCGCCGTCATCGCCAAGCATGTCCAGGTCGACCGCGACAAGGTCAACGTCACGATGGAACGCGGCGAGCACGTCACCACGCTCGAAGTCGACATCGAGATCCCGATGAAGGCGGGCGTGAGGGCGGCCTGA
- the minD gene encoding septum site-determining protein MinD, whose protein sequence is MAKVVVVTSGKGGVGKTTSTAALGAALAQRNEKTVVVDFDVGLRNLDLVMGAERRVVYDLVNVIQGDAKLPQALIRDKRLDTLFLLPASQTRDKDSLTPEGVERVMEELRKHFDWIICDSPAGIERGATLAMRHADLAVIVTNPEVSSVRDSDRIIGLLDAKTERAERGERVEKHLLLTRYDAVRAERGDMLKVDDVLEILSIPLIGIVPESMDVLKASNLGAPVTLADSSSAPARAYLDAARRLAGETVPMTIPGEKRGFLGKIFGRRAA, encoded by the coding sequence ATGGCGAAAGTAGTTGTAGTTACATCTGGAAAGGGCGGCGTCGGCAAGACGACGTCAACCGCCGCACTGGGTGCGGCGCTGGCGCAGCGCAACGAGAAAACGGTCGTCGTCGATTTCGACGTCGGGCTGCGCAATCTCGACCTCGTCATGGGCGCCGAGCGCCGGGTCGTCTACGACCTCGTCAACGTGATCCAGGGCGACGCGAAGCTGCCGCAGGCGCTGATCCGCGACAAACGCCTCGATACCCTGTTCCTGCTGCCGGCATCGCAGACCCGCGACAAGGACAGCCTGACCCCCGAGGGCGTCGAGCGGGTGATGGAAGAACTCAGGAAACACTTCGACTGGATCATTTGCGACAGCCCGGCCGGGATAGAGCGCGGCGCGACGCTCGCGATGCGCCACGCCGACCTCGCCGTCATCGTCACCAATCCGGAAGTCTCCTCCGTTCGCGACTCCGACCGCATCATCGGCCTGCTCGATGCCAAGACCGAAAGGGCAGAGCGCGGAGAGCGGGTCGAGAAGCACCTGCTGCTGACACGCTACGATGCCGTCCGTGCCGAGCGTGGCGACATGCTCAAGGTCGATGACGTCCTCGAGATACTCTCCATCCCGCTCATCGGCATCGTTCCCGAGAGCATGGACGTTCTCAAGGCTTCCAATCTCGGTGCCCCGGTGACGCTCGCCGACAGCAGCAGCGCTCCGGCGCGTGCCTATCTGGATGCTGCGCGCCGCCTCGCGGGAGAAACGGTACCGATGACCATTCCCGGCGAGAAGCGTGGCTTCCTGGGCAAGATATTCGGACGGAGGGCAGCATGA
- the minC gene encoding septum site-determining protein MinC, giving the protein MTKVLTDARSIRIKGRSFLALVLSPELPLDWWLGRLDDLASRSAGFFLGRPVVLDVADLEIDRKQLKSLLDELGQRNVRVMGIEGGRPSLFEPGMPPAMKGGRPAPDFEVPEADPADPPKAGKGKAAAPITPEEVQPVRATASIIVREPVRSGQSVIFPEGDVTVVGSVASGAEIVAGGSVHIYGTLRGRALAGSVGNASARIFCRRLEAELLAIDGVYKTAEDMAPNLRGQSVQLWLEGDSIMAERLN; this is encoded by the coding sequence ATGACCAAAGTGCTAACAGACGCTCGCTCGATCCGCATCAAGGGCCGCTCCTTCCTGGCGCTGGTGCTTTCCCCGGAACTGCCGCTCGACTGGTGGCTTGGCCGGCTCGATGACCTCGCTTCGCGTTCGGCGGGCTTCTTCCTGGGGCGCCCGGTGGTGCTCGACGTGGCGGATCTCGAGATCGACCGGAAACAGTTGAAGAGCCTGCTCGACGAGCTCGGCCAGCGCAATGTCAGGGTGATGGGGATCGAAGGCGGACGTCCCTCGCTCTTCGAACCGGGAATGCCGCCTGCCATGAAGGGCGGCCGGCCGGCGCCCGATTTCGAGGTGCCTGAGGCCGATCCTGCCGATCCGCCGAAGGCCGGCAAGGGAAAGGCCGCTGCGCCGATTACGCCGGAGGAGGTTCAGCCGGTGCGGGCGACGGCATCGATCATCGTCCGGGAACCGGTTCGGTCCGGACAGTCGGTCATCTTCCCGGAAGGCGACGTGACGGTGGTCGGCTCTGTCGCATCCGGCGCGGAGATCGTCGCAGGAGGTTCGGTCCATATCTACGGGACGCTCCGAGGGCGGGCGCTGGCAGGCTCGGTCGGAAACGCGTCTGCGCGCATTTTCTGCCGCCGGCTCGAAGCGGAATTGCTGGCAATCGACGGCGTCTACAAGACGGCCGAGGACATGGCGCCCAATCTGCGCGGCCAGTCGGTCCAGCTCTGGCTGGAAGGTGATTCGATCATGGCGGAAAGACTTAACTGA
- a CDS encoding DUF1127 domain-containing protein, translated as MREPQALVVEPLAATVDELYRKFGVWKTARALMSAAWRRRQAQNQITHLSNRMRRDIGLPEAEEEVPIWDIGAFIQAKAGRPD; from the coding sequence ATGCGTGAACCACAAGCTTTAGTTGTCGAACCCCTCGCGGCGACGGTCGATGAACTTTACCGGAAATTCGGCGTCTGGAAGACCGCACGCGCGCTGATGTCGGCCGCCTGGAGGCGCCGTCAGGCGCAAAACCAGATCACCCATCTGTCGAATCGGATGCGCCGAGACATCGGCCTTCCGGAGGCGGAGGAGGAAGTCCCCATCTGGGACATAGGCGCCTTCATTCAGGCTAAGGCAGGGCGCCCGGATTGA
- a CDS encoding aldo/keto reductase, with protein MIMLASDVSAIGHRPLGRSGLSAGSIGLGCWAIGGFFTLDGKADGWGEVDDEQSIRAIHVGLDMGASLIDTADAYGAGHSEEVIGRALKGRRGEAIVATKFGYTYDRAKRALIGTDVSPSYIEQACTASLQRLGTGHIDLDQIHVGELSHDQADAAGETLEKLAETGAIRFWGWSTDNAAGAKRMVKFPHFVAVQQELNVFTNGPDMLAMCESTDLASLNRSPSAMGFLTGKFNPDTRLPDDDVRAAGHSWVRFFEDGRPRADYLRRLEELRELLQTGGRTLAQGALGWLLARSPSTLPIPGFKSEAQVRENLAAMQLGPLPAAIMAEIDALLRSGPTGVDRPAGGR; from the coding sequence ATGATCATGCTTGCCAGCGACGTATCAGCGATCGGGCACAGACCATTGGGTCGCTCCGGCCTCTCCGCCGGATCGATCGGCCTCGGCTGTTGGGCGATCGGAGGCTTCTTCACCCTCGACGGGAAGGCGGACGGCTGGGGAGAGGTCGATGACGAACAGTCGATCCGAGCAATCCATGTCGGGCTCGACATGGGTGCATCGCTGATCGACACCGCCGACGCTTATGGAGCCGGTCATAGCGAGGAGGTCATTGGCCGAGCCCTCAAGGGGCGACGAGGCGAGGCAATCGTCGCAACCAAGTTCGGATATACCTACGACCGTGCCAAACGTGCCCTGATCGGCACGGATGTCAGCCCTTCCTATATCGAGCAGGCCTGCACGGCGTCGCTCCAGCGTTTGGGCACCGGCCATATCGACCTCGATCAGATACATGTCGGCGAACTGTCGCACGATCAGGCGGATGCTGCCGGCGAGACACTTGAAAAGCTCGCTGAGACAGGTGCCATCCGTTTCTGGGGCTGGAGCACGGACAACGCCGCCGGCGCGAAGCGGATGGTGAAGTTTCCGCATTTCGTCGCGGTTCAGCAGGAGCTCAACGTCTTCACGAACGGGCCCGATATGCTGGCGATGTGCGAGAGCACCGATCTTGCGAGCCTGAATCGGTCGCCATCGGCGATGGGATTTCTGACTGGCAAGTTCAATCCTGACACGCGCCTGCCTGACGACGACGTGCGCGCGGCCGGTCACAGTTGGGTGCGGTTCTTCGAGGACGGACGGCCGCGTGCCGACTATCTCCGGCGCCTTGAAGAGCTCAGAGAGCTTCTCCAGACGGGCGGCAGAACCTTGGCTCAAGGCGCGCTGGGTTGGCTTCTCGCCCGTTCGCCCAGCACCCTCCCCATACCCGGTTTCAAGTCGGAGGCGCAGGTCCGGGAGAATCTCGCGGCGATGCAGCTGGGGCCATTGCCGGCGGCAATAATGGCGGAGATCGATGCGCTTCTCCGCAGCGGACCGACCGGCGTGGATCGACCCGCCGGCGGGCGGTGA
- the nadE gene encoding NAD(+) synthase, with protein MNIRPDQNRLVFSADTLKIDEAAEADRIVAGLRGQLRSLRKRGLVLGLSGGIDSSVSVALAVRAVGAKNVFCLFMPENDSDPESLRLGRLVAETFGVEAVVEDIGPTLDAMGCYQRRDAFIRELVPDYGPGWASKIVIANALEGDGYNISSLVVQDPEGKQTKLRMPPSVYLGIVAATNMKQRTRKQIEYYHADRLNFAVLGTPNRLEYDQGFFVKNGDGAADVKPIAHLYKSQVYALAGHLGIPEEIRRRPPTTDTYSLEQTQEEFYFSLPYDRMDLCLFGLNNGLSADEVGRAANLGVAQVERVWADIAAKRKATRYLHLGPQLVQPVEEIE; from the coding sequence ATGAATATCCGACCGGACCAGAACAGGCTCGTCTTCTCGGCCGACACGCTGAAAATCGACGAAGCTGCGGAGGCCGACCGAATCGTCGCCGGATTGCGGGGCCAGTTGCGCAGCCTGCGCAAACGCGGCCTCGTACTCGGCCTTTCCGGCGGCATCGATTCGAGCGTCTCGGTCGCACTGGCCGTGCGCGCCGTCGGTGCGAAGAATGTCTTCTGCCTCTTCATGCCGGAGAACGATTCCGACCCGGAAAGCCTGCGCCTCGGCCGGCTGGTCGCCGAGACGTTCGGTGTCGAGGCGGTGGTCGAGGACATCGGACCGACGCTCGATGCCATGGGCTGCTATCAGCGGCGCGATGCCTTCATTCGCGAACTCGTCCCCGATTACGGCCCGGGCTGGGCGTCGAAGATCGTCATCGCCAATGCGCTCGAAGGCGACGGCTACAACATTTCCTCGCTCGTGGTGCAGGACCCCGAAGGCAAACAGACGAAGCTGCGCATGCCGCCTTCCGTCTATCTCGGCATCGTAGCCGCGACGAATATGAAGCAGCGCACCCGCAAGCAGATCGAATATTACCATGCCGACCGGCTGAACTTCGCCGTGCTCGGCACGCCGAACAGGCTGGAATACGACCAAGGCTTCTTCGTCAAGAATGGCGATGGCGCGGCAGACGTCAAACCGATCGCCCATCTTTACAAGTCGCAGGTCTATGCGCTCGCCGGACATCTCGGCATTCCCGAGGAAATCCGGCGGCGGCCGCCGACCACAGACACCTATTCGCTCGAGCAGACGCAGGAGGAGTTCTATTTCTCCCTGCCTTATGACCGCATGGACCTCTGCCTCTTCGGCCTCAACAACGGACTCAGTGCCGACGAGGTCGGACGCGCGGCGAATCTAGGCGTGGCTCAGGTCGAGCGCGTCTGGGCCGACATTGCCGCCAAGCGCAAGGCGACGCGCTACCTGCATCTCGGGCCGCAGCTGGTGCAGCCGGTCGAGGAGATCGAGTAA
- a CDS encoding class I adenylate-forming enzyme family protein: protein MRFEQFLIRNAAANGAKTALVTGRRRLGYAELDDLSTRLAAALAENGVKRNDRVLVFMDNCWEAAAAIFAILKAGATFSPINASTKADKLAYIVADCEAAAILTQAKLMPVVAEALALAPGHAPFVASTAAPGGRIPDGAASFEECLTAAPAPVRHGGIDVDLGMLIYTSGSTGRPKGVMMTHRNIDAASESITTYLRNTPDDIILNVLPLAFDYGLYQLLMAIRLGATLVLEKSFAFPQAIFDRIRTERVTGFPLVPTMAAMILQMRDLEPGFLPSLRYLSNTAAALPPAHIARLRELFPGARLYSMYGLTECKRCTYLPPEELDRRPGSVGIAIPNTEAFVVDDEGNRVPPGVPGELVIRGPHVMQGYWRNDAATERMLRPGPNPWEKVLHTGDLFRTDEEGFLYFVGRKDDIIKTRGEKVAPKEVETVLHAHPGIAEAVVIGVPDPVLGAAIGALVVLSDPTLTEKDIIRHCSRHLEDFMVPKIVEFRTELPKTDTGKVSRRLAAETLEPAE from the coding sequence ATGCGGTTCGAGCAATTCCTCATCAGGAACGCCGCGGCCAACGGGGCAAAGACGGCGCTGGTCACCGGTCGCCGGCGGCTCGGCTATGCCGAACTCGACGATCTTTCGACCCGCCTCGCCGCCGCTCTTGCCGAAAACGGCGTGAAGCGGAACGATCGGGTTCTGGTCTTCATGGACAATTGCTGGGAGGCGGCCGCCGCGATCTTCGCGATCCTGAAGGCCGGAGCGACCTTCAGCCCGATCAATGCTTCGACCAAGGCGGACAAGCTTGCCTATATCGTCGCCGATTGCGAGGCGGCGGCTATCCTGACGCAGGCCAAGCTGATGCCGGTCGTTGCCGAGGCGCTGGCGCTTGCTCCCGGCCATGCGCCATTCGTCGCCTCGACCGCCGCGCCGGGCGGCCGCATCCCGGACGGTGCCGCTTCCTTCGAGGAATGCCTGACGGCTGCACCCGCCCCCGTCCGCCACGGCGGCATCGACGTCGACCTCGGCATGCTGATCTATACCTCCGGCTCGACCGGCCGTCCCAAGGGCGTGATGATGACGCATCGCAATATCGATGCGGCCTCGGAGTCGATCACCACCTATCTCCGCAACACGCCTGACGACATCATCCTGAACGTGCTGCCGCTCGCCTTCGACTACGGGCTCTATCAGCTGCTGATGGCGATCCGGCTCGGCGCGACGCTCGTGCTCGAAAAGTCATTCGCCTTCCCGCAGGCGATCTTCGACCGCATCCGGACCGAAAGGGTTACCGGTTTCCCGCTGGTGCCGACCATGGCGGCGATGATCCTGCAGATGCGTGACCTCGAACCCGGCTTCCTGCCGAGCCTTCGTTATCTCTCCAACACCGCGGCAGCACTGCCGCCGGCGCATATCGCCCGCCTGAGGGAGCTTTTCCCGGGCGCCCGGCTCTATTCCATGTACGGACTGACGGAATGCAAGCGCTGCACCTATCTGCCGCCGGAAGAGCTCGACCGGCGCCCGGGTTCCGTCGGGATCGCGATACCGAATACCGAAGCCTTCGTGGTCGATGACGAGGGAAACCGGGTACCGCCCGGTGTACCCGGCGAACTGGTCATTCGCGGCCCGCATGTGATGCAGGGCTACTGGCGCAACGACGCCGCGACCGAGCGCATGCTCCGCCCCGGCCCCAACCCCTGGGAAAAGGTGCTTCACACCGGTGACCTGTTCCGTACCGACGAGGAGGGTTTCCTCTATTTCGTCGGCCGCAAGGACGACATCATCAAGACGCGCGGCGAAAAGGTGGCGCCCAAGGAGGTCGAGACCGTGCTGCATGCGCATCCGGGAATTGCCGAGGCCGTGGTCATCGGTGTTCCCGATCCGGTGCTTGGGGCCGCGATCGGCGCTCTCGTCGTGTTGTCGGACCCGACGCTGACGGAGAAGGACATTATCCGTCATTGCAGCCGCCATCTCGAGGATTTCATGGTGCCGAAGATCGTCGAGTTCCGCACCGAATTGCCGAAGACGGATACAGGAAAAGTCAGCCGCCGCCTTGCGGCCGAAACATTGGAGCCCGCAGAATGA
- a CDS encoding acyl carrier protein gives MTQAIKDKVKAFVIENFLFGDSAYELADDASLIENDIIDSTGVLELVAFIEDDFGIVMADADIVPQNLDSLARISAFIEAKAAVPVSA, from the coding sequence ATGACCCAAGCGATTAAGGACAAGGTCAAGGCATTCGTCATCGAGAACTTTCTCTTCGGCGACAGCGCATACGAACTCGCGGACGACGCTTCGCTGATCGAGAACGACATCATCGATTCGACCGGCGTTCTGGAACTGGTGGCCTTCATCGAAGACGATTTCGGGATCGTGATGGCCGATGCCGACATCGTCCCGCAAAATCTCGACTCGCTCGCGCGGATTTCGGCTTTCATCGAAGCGAAAGCCGCCGTGCCGGTCTCGGCGTAA
- the asnB gene encoding asparagine synthase (glutamine-hydrolyzing): MCGFGGYLGSIRDGKPLLERMTAAIGHRGPDERGIFTAPGAGLGHVRLSIVGLGDGQQPMSDPSGELTIAFNGEIFNYVELRDELRARGRRFRTSSDTEVILHLYEEMGEDCLSLLNGDFAFAIWDARRRRMMLARDRMGVRPLFHTLKGGTLYFASEVKALLEVPGVSAEIDPIALDQIFTLWAPIAPRTPFRDIHELEPGHLMIADQNGTTTRPYWQLDYPDRDERPAYAEESRAAEELRALLTDATRIRMRADVPVGAYLSGGLDSSIISALAAGMTSQGLRTFSVTFDSAEHDESAFQEEMAAALGTEHRAAACRAGDIARDFPDVIRFTEKPIIRTAPAPLYKLSGLVREAGLKVVLTGEGADEVFAGYDIFKEARVRRFCGRQPGSRIRPHLFRKLYPYLPGLQQQSAEYLAAFFGAGDVALDDPLFSHRPRLKGTAATKMFFSSDLRAELKGYDAAEELVSRLPAAFGRWHPLHQAQYLESRFLLPGYILSSQGDRMAMAHGIEGRFPFLDHRLVEFAAKLPPEMKLRGLVEKHILREATKDLLPPAIGRRTKQPYRAPDSHSFSGAGELDYVRSAMSEDAVAAGGLFNAKAVTKLYEKCQSRPASGFRDNAAFVGVLSTQLWLQTFTGTSLRKAEAA, translated from the coding sequence ATGTGCGGATTCGGCGGGTACCTTGGTTCAATACGGGACGGTAAGCCCCTTCTCGAAAGGATGACGGCCGCGATCGGCCACCGCGGCCCGGACGAGCGTGGGATCTTCACCGCGCCGGGTGCGGGCCTCGGTCATGTTCGGCTGTCGATTGTGGGGCTCGGGGACGGCCAGCAGCCGATGTCCGACCCGAGCGGCGAGCTGACGATCGCCTTCAATGGCGAAATCTTCAACTATGTGGAGTTGCGCGACGAACTGCGCGCCAGAGGCCGCCGGTTCCGCACCTCCAGCGATACGGAGGTAATCCTCCATCTTTACGAAGAGATGGGCGAGGACTGTCTCTCTCTCCTCAACGGCGATTTCGCCTTCGCGATCTGGGACGCACGCCGGCGCCGGATGATGCTCGCGCGCGACCGCATGGGTGTGCGCCCACTCTTCCACACTTTGAAAGGCGGCACGCTCTATTTCGCATCCGAGGTCAAGGCGCTCCTCGAAGTTCCGGGTGTCTCCGCAGAGATCGACCCGATCGCGCTCGACCAGATATTCACCCTATGGGCGCCGATCGCGCCGCGTACGCCCTTCCGCGACATCCACGAGCTCGAGCCCGGGCATCTGATGATCGCCGATCAGAACGGCACCACGACAAGGCCCTATTGGCAGCTCGACTATCCGGACCGGGACGAGCGCCCAGCCTATGCGGAGGAAAGCCGCGCTGCGGAGGAATTGCGCGCGCTCCTGACGGACGCGACGCGGATCCGCATGCGGGCCGATGTGCCCGTCGGCGCCTATCTTTCCGGAGGCCTCGATTCGTCCATCATCTCGGCGCTGGCGGCCGGGATGACGTCCCAAGGCTTGCGCACCTTCTCCGTCACCTTCGATAGCGCGGAGCATGACGAAAGCGCATTCCAGGAGGAGATGGCAGCGGCGCTCGGAACCGAACACCGCGCGGCCGCATGCCGCGCCGGCGACATCGCCAGGGACTTTCCCGATGTCATCCGCTTTACCGAGAAGCCGATCATCCGCACTGCGCCCGCGCCGCTCTACAAATTGTCCGGCCTGGTGCGCGAGGCGGGTCTGAAAGTAGTGCTGACGGGCGAGGGCGCCGACGAGGTTTTCGCCGGTTACGATATCTTCAAGGAAGCGCGCGTCCGCCGTTTCTGCGGCCGGCAACCCGGCTCGCGGATCAGGCCGCATCTGTTCCGCAAGCTTTACCCCTATCTGCCAGGCCTGCAGCAGCAGTCGGCCGAGTATCTCGCCGCCTTTTTCGGCGCCGGCGACGTGGCCCTCGACGACCCGCTCTTTTCGCATCGGCCACGCCTCAAGGGCACGGCGGCAACCAAGATGTTCTTCTCCTCGGACCTGCGCGCCGAACTCAAGGGCTATGATGCGGCGGAAGAATTGGTCAGCCGGCTCCCCGCCGCCTTCGGCCGCTGGCATCCGCTGCATCAGGCCCAATATCTCGAAAGCCGCTTCCTGCTGCCCGGATATATTCTCTCGAGCCAGGGCGACCGCATGGCGATGGCGCATGGGATCGAGGGCCGTTTCCCGTTCCTCGACCACCGCCTCGTCGAATTCGCCGCAAAGCTGCCGCCGGAAATGAAACTCAGAGGGCTCGTCGAGAAGCATATCCTGCGCGAGGCGACGAAAGACCTGCTGCCGCCGGCGATCGGCCGGCGGACGAAGCAGCCCTATCGCGCTCCGGACAGCCACTCCTTCAGCGGCGCGGGCGAACTCGATTATGTGCGCTCCGCCATGAGCGAGGACGCGGTCGCCGCCGGCGGGCTCTTCAACGCCAAAGCGGTAACGAAACTCTACGAGAAATGCCAGTCGCGCCCCGCCTCGGGCTTTCGCGACAACGCGGCCTTCGTCGGCGTCCTGTCGACGCAACTCTGGCTGCAGACATTCACCGGCACCAGCCTTCGCAAGGCTGAGGCCGCGTAA